One window from the genome of Salvelinus fontinalis isolate EN_2023a chromosome 3, ASM2944872v1, whole genome shotgun sequence encodes:
- the LOC129843088 gene encoding ADP-ribosylation factor-like protein 8A, whose translation MIALFNKLLDWFKQLFWKEEMELTLVGLQYSGKTTFVNVIASGQFSEDMIPTVGFNMRKITKGNVTIKLWDIGGQPRFRSMWERYCRGVSAIVYMVDAADPEKIEASKNELHNLLDKPQLQGIPVLVLGNKRDITGALDEKELIERMNLSAIQDREICCYSISCKEKDNIDITLQWLIQHSRTRRTTT comes from the exons ATGATAGCCCTTTTTAACAAGCTGTTGGACTGGTTTAAACAGTTATTTTGGAAGGAGGAGATGGAGTTGACACTGGTCGGTCTGCAGTATTCGGGGAAAACCACCTTCGTCAACGTAATAGCG tcaGGGCAGTTCAGTGaggacatgattcctacagtgGGCTTCAACATGAGGAAGATCACCAAGGGCAACGTCACCATTAAG CTGTGGGATATCGGGGGTCAGCCTCGATTCCGGAGCATGTGGGAGAGATACTGCAGAGGAGTCAGTGCCATTGT ttaCATGGTCGATGCTGCAGACCCAGAGAAGATTGAGGCCTCGAAGAATGAACTGCACAACCTCCTAGACAAACCCCAGCTACAGGGGATCCCA GTACTGGTTTTGGGGAACAAAAGAGATATTACGGGTGCCTTGGATGAGAAGGAGCTGATTGAAAGGAT GAACCTGTCAGCCATCCAGGACAGAGAGATCTGCTGTTACTCAATCTCCTGCAAGGAAAAAGACAACATTG ACATCACACTACAGTGGCTGATCCAGCATTCCAGAACCAGGAGGACAACAACATGA